Part of the Paeniglutamicibacter sulfureus genome, ACTACGTTCGCTCCGAATTGCGCTCGGCCCTCGAGGACCTGCTGGAAACCACCGACGGCGAGGAACTGAACCTCCGCGCCAAGACCACCAAGCGGCGCGACCGCAGCTCGACCAACACCGGCCTCATCCCGCAGGTGCCCCCGCGGGCGCCTAGCCGCCGGTCGCGCCCCCGGAGGAACGACACGCCATGACCCTCGAGCCCCGGCTCCTTGAAGCACTCTCCGCCGTCCAGGACCCCGAACTGCGCCGGCCCATCACCGAGCTCGGCATGGTCGAATCCGCCATCCTGTCCGAGGGCACCGCACGGGTCACGGTGCTGCTGACCATCGCCGGCTGCCCGATGCGCTCCACCATTGAAAACGACGTCGCGGCCGCCCTGTCCGCGGTGCCCGGCGTCGGCCGCGTCGAGGTCGCCCTTGGGGTCATGAGCCCCGAGCAGCGCGCGGCCCTGCGCGAGTCGCTCAAAAGCCGCTCCGTCCCGTTCTCCGACCCGGCCTCGTTGACCCGCGTGATCGCGATCGCCAGCGGCAAGGGCGGGGTCGGCAAGTCCTCGCTGACCGCCAACCTGGCCTGCGCCATGGCCGCCGACGGGCTGCGCGTCGGGCTCATCGACGCCGACGTGCACGGCTTTTCCATCCCCGGGCTGCTGGGCATCCCCGGGGCCAAGCCGACCCGCGTGGATGAGATGATCCTGCCGCCGGTGGCCCACGGGGTGAAGGTCATTTCCATCGGCATGTTCATCGACGACAACAAGCCCGTGATCTGGCGCGGCCCGATGCTGCACCGCGCGCTGGAGCAATTCCTGACCGATGTGCACTTCGGGGACCTGGACGTGCTGCTGTTGGACCTGCCCCCGGGCACCGGGGACATCGCCATCTCCGTTTCCCAGCTTCTGCCCGGTTCCGAGCTGGTGGTGGTCACCACCCCGCAGGCGGCGGCGGCCCAGGTCGCCGAGCGCGCCGGGTCGATCGCCGTCCAGACCGGACAGAAGGTCGTGGGCGTCATCGAGAACATGAGCGCCATGGTGCTGCCCGACGGGTCGCTTCTGGAGATCTTCGGTTCCGGCGGCGGGGCGGAACTCGCGCAGCGCCTGTCGCTGGTGCTGGACACCGAGGTCCCGCTGCTGGGGCAAGTCGCACTTGACCCGCTGCTGCGCGTCGGGGGCGATACCGGTGTGCCACTGGTGCTTTCCCACCCGGACTCCCCCGCCGCCGCACAGATCATCGAGATGGCCCGCGGCCTCACGCACCGCCCACGCGGCCTGGCAGGACTGAAGCTGGGCGTCACCCCGCGCTAGGAGCCCCGGTCCCCACGACCGGCCCTTGGCAGCCGCAGCCGGACACTCAGCACCCCGGCGTGATCGCATGCCCTGCCCGACGCTTCCTGCCGGCCTAGAGGCCCGGACAGTTCCACGACAGGCCCGGACAGTTCCCGGACAGGTCCCGGACAACACAAAAGGCGGCCTCCCCCGAAGGATGCCGCCTGGAGTGCCTGCCGTGGTTACGCTACCGGGCTTGGGCTACGTTGCCTCGCTGTCAAAGGGCGCCGGCTCGTGCGGGGCCAGCGGGGCAACCTTCGCAGTGGTCACCGAACGCTGCCGCGCGACCGGGGCTTCCTTCACGGCCGACACCGCGTCCTCGAAGTCCTCGAGTAGCGCGTCCTTGATGATCCTGCGCGGGTCGTATTGGCGCGGGTCAAGCTTGCGCCAGTCCATGTCGGCGATGTCGTCGCCGACTTCCTCGCGCAACTGCTCCTTGGCACCGGTGGCCATGCGGCGCAGTTCCTTGACCAGGCGCGCCAGTTGCGCGGCATACTCCGGCAGTTTCTCGGGTCCCAGAATAACCACCGCGAGCACCGCAAGCACCAGCAGTTCACTGCCATTGATTCCCAAAAACACCCTTGTAGACTACCTGCTTTCGAGCTGCGA contains:
- a CDS encoding Mrp/NBP35 family ATP-binding protein, with translation MTLEPRLLEALSAVQDPELRRPITELGMVESAILSEGTARVTVLLTIAGCPMRSTIENDVAAALSAVPGVGRVEVALGVMSPEQRAALRESLKSRSVPFSDPASLTRVIAIASGKGGVGKSSLTANLACAMAADGLRVGLIDADVHGFSIPGLLGIPGAKPTRVDEMILPPVAHGVKVISIGMFIDDNKPVIWRGPMLHRALEQFLTDVHFGDLDVLLLDLPPGTGDIAISVSQLLPGSELVVVTTPQAAAAQVAERAGSIAVQTGQKVVGVIENMSAMVLPDGSLLEIFGSGGGAELAQRLSLVLDTEVPLLGQVALDPLLRVGGDTGVPLVLSHPDSPAAAQIIEMARGLTHRPRGLAGLKLGVTPR
- a CDS encoding sec-independent translocase encodes the protein MFLGINGSELLVLAVLAVVILGPEKLPEYAAQLARLVKELRRMATGAKEQLREEVGDDIADMDWRKLDPRQYDPRRIIKDALLEDFEDAVSAVKEAPVARQRSVTTAKVAPLAPHEPAPFDSEAT